TAGCAGAGTATTGAACCTGATACGCAAAGAGCTTTTAGCGGTCTTGCTCGACCCAAAGAGCCGATTTGCCATTTTAATCCCCCCTTTGATCCAACTTTTCATCTTCGCCTACGCCGCAACTCTCGACGTAAAAAACGCACCCATCGGCATCTTGAACAGAGACAACGGCAAAGAGTCGCAGGAGATCATCCAGCGATTTCGCGGCTCGCCTTTTTTCACTAAAATTCTTTATCTGGACACAGTCTCGGAGATCACTCCTTTTCTCGATGAGCAAAAAGGGGTCATGGTCGTCTCCTTCGACGAGCAGTTTTCCAGGAATGTCAAAGCGGGCAAGCCTGCGGAAGTGCAAATAATCTTAGATGGCCGCAAGTCCAATACGGCGCAGATCGTTTCAGGATATGTGCAATCCATTATCGCGCAGTATGGAGCGGATCTGGGAAAAGGAAGGGACGTCCACCTTGTACCAAGAAACTGGTTCAACCCCAATTTGATCTACCTCTGGTATAATATCCCCTCTCTCTTTTCCACTCTTGCGATGATGACCTGCCTCATTGTGACAACACAGTCGGTAGCCAGAGAAAGGGAACTTGGCACTCTCGACCAGCTGCTCGTCTCCCCGCTCACCCCCACGGAAATCGTCATCGGCAAGATCATCCCCGGAATATTGGTCGGCATACTGGAAGGAACTCTGCTGCTCCTGGTGGGAACCCTCCTGTTCAAAGTTCCCTTCCACGGATCGCTTTTTCTTCTATATTTCAGCCTGCTCCTTTTCGTTGCTGCAATCAGCGGCATCGGCCTTTTCATCTCTTCCGTCTCCGCCACTCAGCAACAGGCGATGCTCGGCTCTTTTGTGACGATCATGCCATCGATTCTTTTATCCGGCTTTGCCACTCCGATCGAAAACATGCCGGTCTGGCTACAGCCGTTTACCTATCTGATTCCCTTGACGTACATGCTTAAAATATCGAAAGGCCTATTTCTGAAAGCCCTTCCGGCAGCGGATGTGTTCATGAATCTATGGCCTGTTGTTTTGATCGCCCTATTCAACATTATAGGCGCCGGCCTTTTCTTTCGCAGGAGACTTCAATGATCGTGATTTTCTGGCTGATCCCTTTTTTATGCGGCTGTGTCGTCGGACCCGATTATAGAGCACCACGTCCTTGCATCCCCGAATGGGAAAGTATCGGAGCGGAAGCCTCCGATGAAACCCCTGTCAACGAATGGTGGGCGCTCTTTAACGACCCTCTCTTAGAGAGCTATATCGAGATGGCAAAACGCTACAACAAAGATATCCGGATCGCAGAAGCTAGCATACTGCAGGCAAGAGCGAACCGGCAGATGGCCGCCTCCGCTCTATACCCGCAAGTCATTGCCGATCTCAACGCGACAAAAACCTACTTTAGCAAAAACGGCCCCATCTTTGCGATTGGACCGGCCGCCGGAAATCCTGCCGATACTCCTTCTGCGACGACAGGTCTGCCGGGAACAGTACAGGCGCCGCAAACCCAGACACTCTTCAATGCCCTGATGGACGTCAGCTGGGAAATTGACCTGTTTGGAAAGAATGCAAGAGGCGTGGAGGCGGCTGTTGCTGCCATCGGAAGATCCTTCGAAGACAGAAACGACATCCTTCTATCCATCTTAGCAGAGGTGGCGAAGAGTTATATCGAAGTTCGGGGGATGCAGCAGCGCATGGTTCTGATCGAAGAGAACATCACATTACTTGAAGAGAACAAGAATATAGTGGAGGCGAACTACAGGAGAGGACTCGTCAGCAGGCTGGATCTCGAAAGAAGCGAGGCGGATCTTACCTCCTTAAGAGCCACCCTCAATGGGGCTATCGCCGAAATCTACAAAGGCATCTACACTCTGTCGCTTCTGACAGGAAACTTCCCTGAGGCACTACTTGATGAAATGCTGCCTCAAAGACCGCTGCCGGAACTCCCTGAGGATATCGCTGTCGGACTGCGTTCCGATCTTTTAAGACGAAGACCGGATATAAGAAGGGCCGAGCGCAACCTCGCAGTTGCAACCAACCCCCCCCCTCCCCCCTGCCAATGTCGGTGTGGCTGTCGCCTCTTTCTTTCCCTCCTTCACGCTGATCGGCGATGCCGGCTATCAATCCCTGAAACTGAAGAATCTGTTCGATGCCAAAAGCACAACCTGGGCCTACAGCGGAGATGTTTCCATCCCGGTTTTTCAGGGTGGAAGCCTGATCGGCAACTTAAGAGCCCAGGAAGCCGAACAGATACGGGCGGCCCTTTTCTATCAAAAAAGTGTGCTGACAGCTGTTTCTGAAGCAGAAACATACCTGAAGCAATATAAGGAAGACAGCAAGAGAGTGAAAGACCTCCTGTTGACACAGGAGAGATACCGAAATCTGAACATATTGACTGAAGAGAGGTATCAGAAGGGCTTAGTCAGCAAACTGGATTACATTCGCAGCAAGATTGAGCTGATTCAATCCGATGAAGAGCTCCTTCAAAGTGAAACATCGTCCCTGTTGTCACTCATCATGCTCTACAAGGCGTTGGGAGGAGGCTGGCATTGCTGCCAGCCTTAGAAAAATCAACTAAGAGAAGCTTCTCATTAGTAAGTCACGTTGAATCCTGCCGTCAATCCATGAAAACCGATCGATCCGACGTTGACCGGTGTCGACATGGCAATTCCGCCTTCCCTTCCGATAATGTCACGAGGTGATGCGTGAGAGCTTCTGGGGCTTACCTCCACAGATTCAAAGTAGCGTCTGGGAGCGGCTATATTGTTCAGGGATAAAAACTCATATCCGGCTTTGAGTTCGTAAGGAATGCCGCACACCGTTGTTTTCCAAAAGATTCCGGCCTGCAGGTGATAGAGCGACATAACATGACAGCAGCCGCCTTCACTTTTTCCGTGTCCTACGCTGATGTGGTTATCTCCTACCAGCAAGCTTCCTGAAACGGCTCCAAACAGTTTGATATTGTGGCAGATTTCCCGCGTATAGGCTGTACCGATCTTAAGTCCGGCCCCTTTATAGAGCGACTGCCACTCTGTGTTGACCGCAATGGATGCTATCTGGGGCTGTTCGCCAAATACTTGCGTGTCGAAATAGCTCCCTTTGATTTTCTGGTCAAACTTCAGGTACTGAAACCCAAAGAAAGGAGTGATCGACTGACAGTTAGCGAAGGGACACTCTCTTGCGATCACAAAATCAAACGATTGGTAAAGCATCTTCCATTTCGCTCTTGCCGTATCAAAGAAGCCGTCGCCACTGAAGAGAGCTGCCTCGTTAATCGTTGTCGGATCAGCCAGCACCGCTGCTATCCTCTCGCCGTTATGAGCTGTTGCTTTGCTGGAATCATGCGAACGAAACCAGGTGTAGGAAAAGTGAAAGTCAAAGCAGTTCCAGAAGGAGGCTTTTTTTAGATTGATTCGATAGCCAAGATCCCAGTCGGGACAAATGCTGTGATAATCCACTTTCCTGGGATTGTCGACATCGCTTATCTGCCCCTTCACTGTGGCTGCAAAGTCAAGATCATCGACACAGGGCTTCCACGCCAGAGTGTCCATTCTAACTTGAAGGTCCAGGCAGAAAAGCCCGTCATCGGCAGATAAAGATCCGCCGACAGCTGTGCCTATTGCTAGGGCGGCAATCATAGTGGGTATTTTCTTCATAACAGTCTCCGTGAAAAACCAAGTGTGTCGTGCAGCTTCAGTCCGGCCTGTTCAGCCTTCTTCATCAATCGCAGAGCACAAATGGGGTCACGATAAAAAAAAGAGTGTAATAATGCAATAGGTTGTTTATCAGAGATTTCACGGAACGAAAATCGGAAATGACTGTCCGCCGAAATGGCAGGACTTCCTCGCGGACAGTCTTCTTAAGAAAAATGATTAGAACTTCACATCGAAGCCGGCAAAGGCTCCGTGCATGACCAGCAAGCCCTTCTCTGTCTTGTCGGAGCCGGCAATATTGCCGTCTTCAAGTTCAGAGAAATACCCTCTTTGTGTGGCGAGGTTGCAAAGACCTATCACCTCATAGCCTGCGCGCAAAGACAACTCGCAGCCGCATAAATCAACTTCATAGGCAGCTCCCACGCGCACATCCCATCCGGGAACAATCCGGCAACACTTGTCATCATCAAAACGATAAAGAGTCGACTGGTTGATGCCGCTGTTATTTTCAATGGTGACAATCTGTTTGTCCTTCACCGAAAACTCCCCCGCCAAAAGAGAGCCGGATGCCCGGGCGATGAGGGAAAATCCCTCGCAAAGGGCATATCGATAATCTGTTCCGGCGATCAGACCGGCCCCTTGAAATCTGGACTTCCAGTCGGCCTCAACTGTGCGGGCGCTTCCACCTAATTGGCCAAGGTACGTGGTATCCATCGCTTGGCGATAGGAGACGCACTGCACACCGGCAAAGGGTGATATCGAATGACAGATGGCAAAAGGGCAAGAGTAGGAGAATATAAGATCCAGTGCCTGGTATTTCCCGGAGAGATCTGCTTCCGCAGCGTTGAAGAATTGCACTCCGCTCTCTCCGACTACAAAGGGATGCACCCTTGTGGCCGCCAAATTGGCATCGGTTCCTAGATCCTCTTTGGCATCTGTTTTAAACTCGATCCAGGTATAGCTTGCCGAGAAGTCAAAGGTTCTATAAGCCTTCGGCAAGGCGACTGTCCCGCGGACTCCAAACTCCCACTCAGGACATACGAACTGGTATTTGACCTTCTGAGAAGAGCTCTCTCCGGAAGAAGAACCGGTCACTTTTGCCACAAAGGGGGAATCCTCGTTGAGGCAAGGTTTCAAATACAGGGCATCGACAGCAATTTCTGCACAAAAACAATCGCCCCGGTAAAATGAGGCCCTGTCGAAAGAACAGGCATCATTGTCATAGGAATATCCATTGGTGGGAAAAAAGGCTTGAACTCCGGCCAGAAGGGTAAAAAAACGCGTTTTGGCACCCATAACCCGACTCCTTGATTAACGGGAAATTTTCATACTTAAGAATCAGACTCTTGAAACCGGCACCCTACCGAAAGTATCTCAAAATTTAAGGCTCTCTCATTGCCAAAAACCAAATTTTGAGACACTTTCAGTACAAAGTATTTCATTGAATCAAGAGCATCTATGAAAAATAACGAAGGCACTTTAGCAAAACGCTATTTTGACAGATAGAAAAAAAATGGCCGCTCTTTAGAACAAAAGCGGCCTTAGAAATCCTTGTTAGAACTTCACTTCGATGCCGGTCAGGAGACCGTGAAATGCGAGCGTTGTGGTGTTGGATTGTGTCGACTGAGCGATGTTTCCGCCTTCAGTGCTCTCAAACCATCTTCTCGGGTTCTGCAGGTTGTACCATTTAACGACTTCATAGCCAAAGCGCAGTTTATACTCGCAGCCGCAGGTGCTATTCTCATACTGAAGCCCAAGCTGCAGATGGCATCCGGGGATGACATGGCAGCAGTCATCGTCCTTAAAAGTGACGTAGTCAGGCGAGGGAGCCGACTGGATGATGCCTTGGCTGTCTACATAGTAGAATGTTTGCTTGTTCTCTGTTTTAGCATCGCCAATCGCAATCGTGCCGGAGGCTCTCCCAAAGAGGCTCAAGCCTTCACAGAGCAAATAGCTGTAGTCTGTTCCAAGCTTCAAACCAGCGCCTTTGTAATCGGAACTCCACTCGGCAGTAGCCTCCACTCGGCAGTAGCCAGTGCGGAGGGTACTCCACCGGCAGGGGTGAGCTCATACTTGGCGTCCCATTCCTGATCGAACTTGACAATCTCCACGCCGAAGAAGGGCGTGATCGTGTGGCAAGAGCCGCAGCGGAAGGGGTGCGAGAGCAAGATATCAAATGTTTGATAGGTCAGCTCCCATTTGCCGCGAGCAAAGTCAAAGTAGTTGCTGTTTTGGTCGACTGCGTCGACGAGAAGCGGATGCAGGCCTACCGCGGCGATGCGCTCACCATTGCCTGCATGGGATCTTTCGGAGTCATCCGCGTTGAGCCATGTGTAAGAAAGGCTTAAGTTGAAAGATTTCCAGGCATTTTCCTTTTTCAGGAAGATGCGGTAGCCGGGTTCCCACTCAGGGCACACACTTTTGTAATCGACATGGAGAGGAGTGTCGATATTGGAGACTGTGCCGTGTACTTTCGCAGCATAGTCCAGATCGTCAACACAGGGCTTCCAGTAGAGAGTGTCAAGACCCACCTCAAAGGAGCAACAGTCGGTTGTTACAGGAGCACATGCGGGGGTACAAACAGCCGGATGCGCCGGTGCACACTCGCAAGGATCGCAGACACACGGATCACAAACGCAGCTGGCTGTGGGAGCGTCTGCCGCATACCCCGTTCCAACTCCTATAGAGCCCAGAGTCAGAAGGAGAGAGGCAAATCGCGTAGAGAGTTTATTCATAAACGTTTCCTTGGTTATTGGAGATTTGATTCGCTAACGAGATAACAGAAATCCCATTTCGAAATAAGAAAAATATATAGCGGTCATATCTGTATGCAGCGCATCCGAAATTTTAAGCTCTGAAAAAAAAGTTTCTTACTGATCTTGAATTGGAGCTGCAAGCTTTCAGCTCGTTCTCATTGAAGAAAATAAACTTCAATAGGTAAGAAACGAAACCGGTTAAAAATGTCTTATAAGGGGATGTGAAGGGGGAAATTGAGATGAATGAATCTTAAGGCGAAGAGCTTCTGCTCTTAAAAATAAACAAGGCCGCTTTCCAACTTTTTGGAGGCGGCCTTGTCAAACAGGGAAATTATAAGCTATAAACTAGCTTAGAACTTCACTTCGATACCAGCTAAGAGACCGTGGAAACCCAAGGTTGTTGTGTTGGATTGTGTCGACTGAGCGATGTTTCCCTCTTCAGTGTTCTCAAACCATCTTCTTGGGTTCTGCAGGTTGTACCAGTTGACCATCTCATAACCGAGGCGGAGTTTGTACTCGCAGCCGCATGTGTCATCTTCATACTGAAGACCCAGTTGGAGGTGGTATCCTGGAACTACGTGGCAGCAATCATCGTCTTTAAAGTCGATGTAGTGCTCATCACCTAAGATCGGTTGACCTTCTGTTATAGTGAACTCATATGCAACCTGTTGGTTTGTTGTGGTCGCATCGCCAATCGCGATCGTTCCGGAGGCTCTTGCAAACAGGCTCAAACCTTCGCAAAGTGCGTAGCTGTAGTCTGTTCCCAACTTCAAACCAGCGCCTTTGTAGTCAGATTTCCACTTCGAGCCAGCGACTTCAAAAGGACCTTGCTCGTTTTGGTACTCATAGCCCGTTTTCCATTTCTGATCGAGTTTAACAATCTCTACGCCGAAGAAAGGAGAGATTGTGTGGCAGGAGCCGCATTTGAACGAGTGCGAGAGCAAGATATCAAATGTTTGATAGTTAAGTTCCCACTTGCCTTTTGCAATATCATAGAAGCTATTTGTTGCCTCGTTACCAGTTACGAGGTAAGGATGCAGACCTACAGCAGCGATGCGCTCGCCATTACCAGCATGAGTCGACTGGGAATCATCCGAATTGAGCCATGTGTAGGAGAAGCTCAAGTCGAAGCTTTTCCAAGCCTGTGCTTTACCCAGGGTAATGCGGAAGCCAGGCTCCCACTCAGGGCAAACACTCTTGTAGTCAACATGAAGAGGGTTGTCGATGTCGGAAGTTATGCCGTGAACTTTTGCAGCATAGTCGAGATCGTCGACACAAGGTTTCCAGTAGAGGAAATCCACACCTACATCAAACGAGCAGCAGTCTGATGTTGTGTTGCAGGGATCGCAGCTCTTAGGAGCGCAATTATCTGCATAGCAGCTTTCAGCGCTTGCAGCAGAAGGCATCAGTCCAGCAAAACCCAGCGTCAATATAGCGAGGGCCAATTTTTTATTCATTTTCTTCATCATTTATCCTTGTTTGATATTCTTAACGCCGTAAAAAAAATCACCATTCATATCGATAGCACAAACCGCTGTTATGGGAACAGAATTTTGTTACAAAAGGAAAAAAAATCTACGCATCACAGGGTTTTGAACGGCTCAACGAGCAGATAACTTCACGATTTAGGAAGACATAATTGCCCCATCGGCATCTAAAAGGCTGCACTGCCAAATCAGCAATTCATTAATCCACAATCAATTAAAGATCACCTTCCGATCTACGAAAGCAATTTCACAATCCTCATGACTTTTCAATGGAACGTGTGAACTGAAAGATACGCGGATCTCACCGCTAATCAACTTTCACGAAATTCTTAGATTCCAATCCTCCAGCACCTCTTGGCTGACTTGAAACTAATAGTATTTGTGTTAGTCTGTTGCACCCCTCTCGACCCAATCCCTGGCGCTATTGAGAACCTGGCGGGTACGAGTCATCATTTCACGTGGAGCGGTACTATTGCGACCAGGGTGCTGCATAACCAACTTTCTGAGTTTATGTCGAAGCTTATAAATTATGAATAGACAAGCATACTAATGCGTGTTTTGGACGCCCTCTAAGAGACCTCAAAACAATGCCAAGAAGAAAACAATCGAATGCAGCTTCGAGATGAGTGGTGGAAGGAACCGAGTGAGGATGGAAATCGTGCTCAAACCTTAGAAATGAAACAAGGCCGTTCTCCGACTTTCCGGAGGCGGCCTTGTCAGTGAATTTAAGCCAAAGGCTTTAGCTTAGAATTTGAATTCTACACCAGCCAGGAGGCCATGGAATCCAAGAGTTGTTGTGTTGGAGTGTGTCGACTGAGCGATGTTTCCACCATCAGTTGCTTCAAACCATCTTCTTGGGTTCTGGAGGTTGTACCACTTCACCATTTCGTAGCCGAGGCGGAGTTTGTACTCGCAGCCGCATGTTTCGTCTTCATACTGAAGACCGAGTTGCAGGTGGCAGCCTGGTACTACGTGGCAGCAGTCGTCATCTTTAAATTCGATGTAGTTTGCTGTTTCTGGAACAATCGTTCCGTCTGCGTTAATTTCAAATGCAGATTGACGGTTTGTCGTGTCGGCATCGCCGATCAAGATTGTTCCGGAAGCTCTTGCAAACAGGCTGAGGCCGTCGCAGAGCAGATAGTTGTAATCTGTTCCAAGCTTCAAACCGGCGCCTCTGTAGTCAGACTCCCATTTCAGGGCAGCGACTTCAGCAGGACCTGTGCTGGCTTGGTACTCGTATGCAGCTTTCCACTCTTGATCCAACTTAGCAACTTCGACGCCGAAGAACGGAGTGATTGTGTGGCAGGAGCCGCAGCGGAAAGGATAGGAGAGCAACACATCAAATGTTTGATAGCTCAGCTCCCACTTACCTTTTCCTAAATCATAGAATCCTGTTGGGGAGTTTTCATCCACGAGGAAGGGGTGCAGACCAACAGCAGCGATGCGCTCGCCATTGCCGCCATGGGAGGACTGGGAATCACCCGCATCGAGCCATGTGTAGGAGAAGCTCAGGTCGAAGCTCTTCCAGGCACTTTCTTTTTTCAAAGTGATGCGGAAGCCAGGTTCCCAATCGGGGCATACGCTGTTATAGCGAACTTCTAAAGCATTGTCGATGTTGCCGACTTCGCCAGAAACTGTTGCGGAGTAGTCGAGATCGTCAACGCAAGGTTTCCAGTAGAGGAAATCCACGCCTACATCAAAGGACCAGCAGTCCGATGATGTGTTGCAAGGATCGCAAGATTTTGGAGCGCAGCTGTCAGCGCTAGCAACGCTAGGCGTCAGAGCAGCAAAACCCAGGGACAACATAGCCAGGGCTAACTTTTTATTCAGTTTTTTCATGTTTTTCTCCTTACCATTTTTGGAGTTTATTTCTTTGAAGCAATCAATATCATGATTAGACTTTCTTTTGCAAAGAATTTTTTTTTGATCATTTACTTTTCTATCAGTTTCAGATCCCCTCTAGGAGGTTGAGAAGCCGATCCCGTTGATCTTCACTGCTTTTTGTCACAGTGAATAACTTTGCAAAATTTCTATTTTTTGTTTTCTAACCTTTTCAAAAAAAGCGGTCGCCAAAACTCCCGCTCAATTTAAAAAATCCGTCTCATGTTTGCAATTAAAAATTCACTTGCAGGCCAATAAGCGCCCCATGAAGCCCCAGAGCAGACGTGGAGGGCGAAGTGCTGATCGGAAGCCCTTCAGAGCCTGTCACGTAGCGTCTTGGATTCGGCAGGTGGTGCCAGCGCATGAATTCATAGCCGGCATCCAGCCTGAATTTCTTGCCGCACAGCTCCTGGTTGAAGCTGAAGCCCACTGCGATCTTGTAGCCCGGCACAAACAGACAATCGTTATATCGGAACTTAAAATCTTGATCCAAAGCATCTAAGACATTGGTTCTGAAGTGATCATCCATGTCGGCGTCTCCACGGATGATCCTTCCGGAAACATCTGCAAAGAAACCAAAGCACGACGTCAGCTTCCAGTCGTAGCGCATCCCTAAGACAACACCCACACCCCAGTAATCCGACTCCCATCTCGAGGAAAGATCCTCTTGGCCCGCTAAAAACTCAGATTTAATCATCTGATTGAGTATCAGAGCTTCAGCGCCAAAATACGGATTGAAGAGATGGCACTCGTTGCACTGCATGGGATGGTTTATCAAGATATCGATAGTCTGAATCCTCAAGCTCCATTTGGCTCTCGCTTCATCCGCATTGAATGCGCTCGCCCCCAAATTGCCAAGATGGATCATCGTGGGCAGTAAAGTCCCGCCCTCAGGCCTTGTCTCCTTAGCGGACTCCTCACCCTTTAAGTAGGAGTATCCGAGAGAGACGCCCCAATCCTCGATGATATCATCTTTTCCTACCTTCAGGCGGAAACCGCTCTTCCAGCCCGGGTCAAGGTGCTTGACAGACCCTTCCCCTGTGACATTAAAGTCCCCGGCGATGTTTT
This DNA window, taken from Estrella lausannensis, encodes the following:
- a CDS encoding TolC family protein, producing MAVASFFPSFTLIGDAGYQSLKLKNLFDAKSTTWAYSGDVSIPVFQGGSLIGNLRAQEAEQIRAALFYQKSVLTAVSEAETYLKQYKEDSKRVKDLLLTQERYRNLNILTEERYQKGLVSKLDYIRSKIELIQSDEELLQSETSSLLSLIMLYKALGGGWHCCQP
- a CDS encoding Lpg1974 family pore-forming outer membrane protein, whose product is MGAKTRFFTLLAGVQAFFPTNGYSYDNDACSFDRASFYRGDCFCAEIAVDALYLKPCLNEDSPFVAKVTGSSSGESSSQKVKYQFVCPEWEFGVRGTVALPKAYRTFDFSASYTWIEFKTDAKEDLGTDANLAATRVHPFVVGESGVQFFNAAEADLSGKYQALDLIFSYSCPFAICHSISPFAGVQCVSYRQAMDTTYLGQLGGSARTVEADWKSRFQGAGLIAGTDYRYALCEGFSLIARASGSLLAGEFSVKDKQIVTIENNSGINQSTLYRFDDDKCCRIVPGWDVRVGAAYEVDLCGCELSLRAGYEVIGLCNLATQRGYFSELEDGNIAGSDKTEKGLLVMHGAFAGFDVKF
- a CDS encoding Lpg1974 family pore-forming outer membrane protein gives rise to the protein MKKIPTMIAALAIGTAVGGSLSADDGLFCLDLQVRMDTLAWKPCVDDLDFAATVKGQISDVDNPRKVDYHSICPDWDLGYRINLKKASFWNCFDFHFSYTWFRSHDSSKATAHNGERIAAVLADPTTINEAALFSGDGFFDTARAKWKMLYQSFDFVIARECPFANCQSITPFFGFQYLKFDQKIKGSYFDTQVFGEQPQIASIAVNTEWQSLYKGAGLKIGTAYTREICHNIKLFGAVSGSLLVGDNHISVGHGKSEGGCCHVMSLYHLQAGIFWKTTVCGIPYELKAGYEFLSLNNIAAPRRYFESVEVSPRSSHASPRDIIGREGGIAMSTPVNVGSIGFHGLTAGFNVTY
- a CDS encoding Lpg1974 family pore-forming outer membrane protein, with protein sequence MNKKLALAILTLGFAGLMPSAASAESCYADNCAPKSCDPCNTTSDCCSFDVGVDFLYWKPCVDDLDYAAKVHGITSDIDNPLHVDYKSVCPEWEPGFRITLGKAQAWKSFDLSFSYTWLNSDDSQSTHAGNGERIAAVGLHPYLVTGNEATNSFYDIAKGKWELNYQTFDILLSHSFKCGSCHTISPFFGVEIVKLDQKWKTGYEYQNEQGPFEVAGSKWKSDYKGAGLKLGTDYSYALCEGLSLFARASGTIAIGDATTTNQQVAYEFTITEGQPILGDEHYIDFKDDDCCHVVPGYHLQLGLQYEDDTCGCEYKLRLGYEMVNWYNLQNPRRWFENTEEGNIAQSTQSNTTTLGFHGLLAGIEVKF
- a CDS encoding Lpg1974 family pore-forming outer membrane protein → MNKLSTRFASLLLTLGSIGVGTGYAADAPTASCVCDPCVCDPCECAPAHPAVCTPACAPVTTDCCSFEVGLDTLYWKPCVDDLDYAAKVHGTVSNIDTPLHVDYKSVCPEWEPGYRIFLKKENAWKSFNLSLSYTWLNADDSERSHAGNGERIAAVGLHPLLVDAVDQNSNYFDFARGKWELTYQTFDILLSHPFRCGSCHTITPFFGVEIVKFDQEWDAKYELTPAGGVPSALATAEWRLLPSGVPITKALV
- a CDS encoding ABC transporter permease — translated: MLSRVLNLIRKELLAVLLDPKSRFAILIPPLIQLFIFAYAATLDVKNAPIGILNRDNGKESQEIIQRFRGSPFFTKILYLDTVSEITPFLDEQKGVMVVSFDEQFSRNVKAGKPAEVQIILDGRKSNTAQIVSGYVQSIIAQYGADLGKGRDVHLVPRNWFNPNLIYLWYNIPSLFSTLAMMTCLIVTTQSVARERELGTLDQLLVSPLTPTEIVIGKIIPGILVGILEGTLLLLVGTLLFKVPFHGSLFLLYFSLLLFVAAISGIGLFISSVSATQQQAMLGSFVTIMPSILLSGFATPIENMPVWLQPFTYLIPLTYMLKISKGLFLKALPAADVFMNLWPVVLIALFNIIGAGLFFRRRLQ
- a CDS encoding Lpg1974 family pore-forming outer membrane protein, whose product is MKKLNKKLALAMLSLGFAALTPSVASADSCAPKSCDPCNTSSDCWSFDVGVDFLYWKPCVDDLDYSATVSGEVGNIDNALEVRYNSVCPDWEPGFRITLKKESAWKSFDLSFSYTWLDAGDSQSSHGGNGERIAAVGLHPFLVDENSPTGFYDLGKGKWELSYQTFDVLLSYPFRCGSCHTITPFFGVEVAKLDQEWKAAYEYQASTGPAEVAALKWESDYRGAGLKLGTDYNYLLCDGLSLFARASGTILIGDADTTNRQSAFEINADGTIVPETANYIEFKDDDCCHVVPGCHLQLGLQYEDETCGCEYKLRLGYEMVKWYNLQNPRRWFEATDGGNIAQSTHSNTTTLGFHGLLAGVEFKF
- a CDS encoding Lpg1974 family pore-forming outer membrane protein, coding for MKKRIRAFCVASLSLSSLASVNTLSAFDRYDPCCENECGGLPAIYAEAEYLFVKPCVDDLDWAVKSSQNIAGDFNVTGEGSVKHLDPGWKSGFRLKVGKDDIIEDWGVSLGYSYLKGEESAKETRPEGGTLLPTMIHLGNLGASAFNADEARAKWSLRIQTIDILINHPMQCNECHLFNPYFGAEALILNQMIKSEFLAGQEDLSSRWESDYWGVGVVLGMRYDWKLTSCFGFFADVSGRIIRGDADMDDHFRTNVLDALDQDFKFRYNDCLFVPGYKIAVGFSFNQELCGKKFRLDAGYEFMRWHHLPNPRRYVTGSEGLPISTSPSTSALGLHGALIGLQVNF
- a CDS encoding Lpg1974 family pore-forming outer membrane protein; its protein translation is MKLGTDYSYLLCEGLSLFGRASGTIAIGDAKTENKQTFYYVDSQGIIQSAPSPDYVTFKDDDCCHVIPGCHLQLGLQYENSTCGCEYKLRFGYEVVKWYNLQNPRRWFESTEGGNIAQSTQSNTTTLAFHGLLTGIEVKF